The Mycolicibacterium flavescens genome has a segment encoding these proteins:
- the cmaC gene encoding cyclopropane-fatty-acyl-phospholipid synthase, which translates to METLSERGASPESIQHHYDVSNKFYSLWLDESMTYSCALWDGESDDLAEAQRRKIDYLVTEAGATGCSRVLDIGCGWGSVMQRMVAEHGVQQVTGLTLSEAQAKHVEGLGDSRFQVLIQDWADFVPEERYDAAVSIGAMEHFVKFGRKRSDRVDAYRRFFEKCHEILHPGAGLALQTIGKGNVAMDQQGLEDCLFIAEHIFPESDPPRLAEIAHAAEKLFEIRSVQNHREHYALTCSAWLERLRSNWTEAVEIVGPEKVSVYERYLEASIRQFRLEHANLYRISLRRV; encoded by the coding sequence ATGGAAACACTGAGCGAGCGCGGTGCATCGCCCGAGTCGATTCAGCACCACTACGACGTGAGTAACAAGTTCTACTCACTGTGGCTCGATGAGTCGATGACTTATTCATGCGCATTGTGGGATGGCGAGAGTGATGATCTCGCGGAGGCGCAGAGACGGAAGATCGATTACCTCGTGACCGAGGCCGGGGCGACGGGGTGCAGCCGCGTACTGGACATCGGATGCGGGTGGGGTTCGGTCATGCAACGAATGGTCGCCGAACATGGCGTTCAGCAAGTCACCGGACTGACGTTGAGCGAGGCGCAGGCCAAACACGTCGAGGGGCTGGGCGATTCCCGATTTCAAGTGCTCATCCAAGACTGGGCGGATTTCGTTCCCGAGGAACGCTATGACGCCGCCGTTTCGATAGGCGCGATGGAGCACTTCGTCAAGTTCGGCCGGAAGAGATCAGACAGAGTAGATGCATATCGGCGATTCTTCGAGAAGTGTCATGAAATCCTTCATCCCGGCGCGGGTCTGGCTCTGCAGACAATTGGCAAAGGTAACGTCGCAATGGACCAACAAGGGCTGGAAGATTGCCTATTCATAGCCGAGCACATATTCCCGGAGTCGGATCCGCCAAGGCTGGCAGAGATAGCACACGCCGCCGAGAAGCTATTCGAGATCAGATCGGTGCAGAATCATCGGGAGCACTACGCATTGACCTGCTCAGCATGGCTCGAGAGGCTACGGAGCAATTGGACGGAGGCGGTAGAAATTGTCGGTCCGGAAAAGGTGTCGGTCTACGAGAGATATCTCGAGGCATCGATCAGGCAGTTCCGGCTCGAACACGCAAACCTCTACCGAATTTCGCTCCGGAGGGTGTGA
- a CDS encoding ABC transporter, translated as MTATDTTDTATPEWRGKFEEHQDDLPIDETIDRRREARSLLGDLLRPYRFTVGLLALVVVVENAARLSVPILVQRGIDRGIPPIVEGGPAHTLLMIVGTLAIVVAVQATSRMFFLRRSGRIGQKVLLELRRRVFRHFQRLDIAFHDRYTSGRVVSRSTNDVEAIQDMLETGFDSLVTAVLTLFGTAVLLVVLDWRLGLMCLGAFPVLIGLVWWFRNESARTYRRVRESAALVIVQFVETMTGIKAVQAYRREPRNQQIFEDIADRYKADNERTFQLLAIFMPGVKLVGNLTTGVVLLYGGYRVLNGQMTIGTLTAFLLYLRMFFEPMQEISQFFNTFQSAASALEKLAGVLAQRPGIKDPKHPVALTGVRGEIAFHDVRFQYVADRPVLPGLMLEVPAGQTVALVGTTGAGKTTIAKLIARFYDPTSGSVTLDGVDLRDLSQSELRRHVVMVTQENFMFDGTIADNIRFGRPDATDAEVAAAAEAVGADRFIAALPDGYDTDVAKRGGRLSAGQRQLVAFARAFLADPAVLILDEATSSLDIPSERMVQRALETVLADRTALVIAHRLSTVQVADRVLVLEHGRIVEDGTPAELIARSGGHYAALHRAWVESLA; from the coding sequence ATGACCGCCACCGACACCACTGATACCGCGACACCAGAATGGCGCGGCAAGTTCGAAGAACACCAGGACGATCTGCCGATCGACGAGACCATCGACCGACGCCGCGAGGCCCGTTCGCTTCTCGGCGACCTGCTGCGCCCCTACCGCTTCACCGTCGGGCTGCTCGCCCTCGTAGTGGTCGTGGAGAACGCGGCGCGTCTGTCGGTTCCGATCCTCGTGCAGCGCGGCATCGACCGGGGCATCCCGCCGATCGTCGAAGGCGGGCCGGCCCACACGCTGCTGATGATCGTCGGCACCCTCGCCATCGTCGTGGCGGTGCAGGCCACCAGTCGGATGTTTTTCCTCCGCCGCTCCGGGCGCATCGGACAGAAAGTGCTTCTGGAGTTGCGCCGCAGGGTGTTTCGGCACTTCCAGCGCCTGGACATCGCCTTCCACGACCGGTACACCTCGGGGCGGGTGGTGAGTCGGTCCACCAACGACGTCGAAGCCATCCAGGACATGCTCGAGACCGGCTTCGACAGCCTGGTTACCGCGGTGCTCACGCTGTTCGGCACGGCGGTCCTGCTCGTCGTGCTCGACTGGCGGCTCGGGTTGATGTGCCTGGGCGCCTTCCCGGTCTTGATCGGGCTGGTGTGGTGGTTCCGCAACGAGTCGGCGAGAACGTATCGGCGAGTACGCGAAAGCGCCGCGTTGGTGATCGTGCAGTTCGTCGAGACGATGACGGGCATCAAGGCCGTGCAGGCCTACCGCCGCGAACCGCGCAACCAGCAGATCTTCGAAGACATCGCCGACCGCTACAAGGCCGACAACGAGCGCACCTTCCAACTGCTCGCGATCTTCATGCCGGGGGTCAAACTCGTCGGCAACCTCACCACCGGCGTGGTGCTGCTGTACGGCGGCTACCGCGTCCTGAACGGACAGATGACCATCGGCACGCTGACCGCGTTCCTGCTGTACCTGCGCATGTTCTTCGAACCGATGCAGGAGATCTCGCAGTTCTTTAACACGTTCCAGTCGGCGGCGTCGGCGCTGGAGAAGCTGGCGGGCGTGCTCGCCCAGCGCCCGGGAATCAAAGACCCGAAGCACCCCGTGGCGCTGACCGGCGTGCGCGGCGAGATCGCCTTCCACGATGTGCGATTCCAGTACGTCGCCGACCGCCCGGTCCTGCCTGGGTTGATGCTCGAGGTGCCTGCCGGCCAGACCGTCGCGCTGGTCGGCACCACCGGTGCGGGCAAGACCACGATCGCCAAGCTGATCGCGCGGTTCTACGATCCGACCTCTGGCTCGGTGACGCTGGACGGCGTTGACCTACGCGACCTTTCGCAGAGCGAGCTGCGCCGCCACGTTGTGATGGTCACCCAGGAGAACTTCATGTTCGACGGCACCATCGCCGACAACATCCGGTTCGGCCGGCCCGACGCCACCGACGCCGAGGTCGCCGCTGCGGCCGAAGCCGTCGGCGCCGACCGCTTCATCGCGGCGCTGCCCGACGGATACGACACCGATGTCGCCAAACGTGGCGGCCGGCTTTCGGCGGGGCAGCGGCAACTCGTCGCGTTCGCGCGGGCGTTCCTCGCCGATCCCGCGGTGCTGATCCTCGACGAGGCGACGTCGTCGTTGGACATCCCCAGCGAGCGGATGGTTCAGCGAGCGCTCGAGACCGTGCTCGCCGATCGCACCGCGTTGGTGATCGCGCACCGGTTGTCCACCGTCCAGGTCGCCGACAGGGTGCTGGTGCTCGAGCACGGCAGGATCGTCGAGGACGGCACACCCGCCGAACTGATCGCCCGCTCGGGCGGTCACTACGCCGCACTGCACCGCGCGTGGGTGGAGTCGCTGGCGTAG
- the fadD28 gene encoding fatty acyl-AMP ligase FadD28, with protein sequence MNDASPAAMIRERAGFQPNDTAFTFIDYDRDWNGVPESLTWSQLYRRTTNVANALERCASPGDRAVISAPQGLDYIVAFYGALQAGLIAVPLSVPMGGVTDERVDSVLHDSSPAVVLTTSAVVDSVTQAVQSQSGGAPVVIAVDSLDLDAPPGSDAGCEDGPDIAFLQYTSGSTRTPAGVMVSNRNLLVNYRQLMSDLFADDGNVPPPDTTIVSWLPFYHDMGLMVGIFVPVLAGLHAVLMSPVAFLQRPARWMQLLASNKHAFSSAPNFAFEIAAKKTSDEDMAGLDLGQLRGIGSGSERINPATIERFTKRFAPYNLAETVLRPGYGLAEATVYVATGRPNQVPKVVRFDADKLTAGKAERCENRGGTPLVSYGVPHSPTVRIVDPDTMTECPAGVTGEIWVYGDNVALGYWQKPEETEATFGGRLVAPSEGTPEGPWLRTGDQGFLFDDELFVIGRIKDLLIVYGRNHSPDDIEATVQEITRGRCAAIAVPDRSVEKLVVIIEARKRGSDQEAAETLAEVKREVTSAISNAHGLNVADLVLVSPGSIPITTSGKVRRATCVDQYQQRQFARIDA encoded by the coding sequence GTGAATGATGCTTCCCCCGCCGCGATGATCCGGGAGCGCGCCGGTTTCCAACCCAACGACACAGCGTTCACGTTCATCGACTATGACCGGGACTGGAACGGTGTCCCCGAAAGCCTGACCTGGTCCCAGCTGTACCGGCGAACGACGAACGTCGCCAATGCGCTCGAACGCTGCGCGTCGCCCGGCGATCGGGCGGTGATCTCGGCGCCACAGGGGCTTGACTACATCGTCGCCTTCTACGGCGCACTGCAAGCCGGACTCATCGCCGTTCCGCTCTCCGTCCCGATGGGTGGCGTCACCGATGAGCGCGTCGATTCGGTGCTGCACGACTCCTCGCCGGCAGTAGTTCTCACGACGTCTGCAGTCGTGGACAGCGTCACGCAGGCCGTACAGTCGCAAAGCGGCGGGGCTCCTGTGGTGATCGCTGTTGATTCGCTGGATCTCGATGCACCGCCGGGATCCGATGCCGGGTGCGAGGACGGTCCCGACATCGCGTTTCTGCAGTACACGTCCGGGTCGACCCGTACGCCGGCGGGCGTCATGGTGTCGAACAGGAACCTTCTGGTGAATTACCGGCAGCTGATGTCGGATCTGTTCGCCGACGACGGAAACGTGCCTCCACCCGACACCACTATCGTGTCGTGGCTGCCGTTCTATCACGACATGGGCTTGATGGTCGGAATCTTCGTTCCTGTCCTGGCCGGCCTCCACGCTGTGCTCATGAGCCCGGTGGCGTTCTTGCAGCGGCCGGCGCGGTGGATGCAATTGTTGGCGAGCAACAAGCACGCATTCTCGTCGGCGCCGAACTTCGCGTTTGAAATCGCCGCGAAGAAGACGTCCGACGAGGACATGGCCGGACTCGACCTCGGTCAGCTGCGTGGAATAGGTAGCGGTAGCGAGCGCATCAATCCCGCCACCATCGAGCGCTTCACCAAGCGGTTCGCTCCCTACAACCTCGCCGAGACAGTGTTACGTCCCGGATACGGGTTGGCGGAAGCGACGGTGTATGTGGCGACCGGCCGGCCGAACCAGGTGCCCAAGGTTGTGCGTTTCGACGCCGACAAGCTGACTGCCGGCAAGGCGGAGCGCTGCGAAAACAGGGGCGGCACACCGTTGGTCAGTTACGGGGTGCCGCACTCGCCGACGGTTCGGATCGTGGATCCCGACACGATGACCGAGTGCCCGGCGGGGGTGACTGGCGAGATCTGGGTGTACGGGGACAACGTGGCGCTGGGGTATTGGCAGAAGCCGGAGGAGACCGAAGCCACGTTCGGGGGCAGGCTTGTCGCTCCGTCGGAGGGTACGCCGGAGGGGCCGTGGTTGCGGACTGGGGATCAGGGCTTTTTGTTCGATGACGAGTTGTTTGTCATCGGCCGTATCAAGGATCTGTTGATCGTGTACGGGCGTAATCATTCGCCTGATGACATCGAGGCCACGGTGCAGGAGATCACGCGGGGGCGGTGCGCGGCGATCGCGGTGCCGGACCGTTCGGTCGAGAAGCTGGTCGTCATCATCGAGGCTAGGAAGCGTGGCTCCGATCAGGAGGCTGCCGAGACCCTGGCTGAGGTCAAGCGCGAAGTCACCTCGGCGATATCCAACGCACACGGCCTGAACGTCGCCGATCTTGTTCTGGTGTCACCGGGATCGATCCCCATCACCACGAGCGGCAAGGTCCGGCGCGCAACCTGTGTCGACCAGTATCAGCAGCGTCAGTTCGCCCGGATAGACGCCTAG
- a CDS encoding ABC transporter-like protein produces MLPYLMPYRARWIAMVTVAIASLAATVSIPLMTKAVIDGPVRHQDQQGLWLLGTAAMGIGVTEAVLWFVRRWLAARATLGVEADIRTDLYARLQVLPMSFHGRWQSGQLLSRIMNDLGTIRRFMSFGLLFLLLNGLQITVVTAILLAMYWPLGVVVVVSIVPITLTVLHFQQEYTRLSRLAQDQAGHVATHVEESALGLRVIKSFGREGYVYDRFDDQLTDLYGTQIDRVSVSAKFWTLLEVIPNLTLIVVLGFGAYAAGEGHVTLGTLVAFITMMLSLVWPIASLGFLLSMTQEAFTAANRITEIFDTPIDIVDGAVDQPPSGGRLELIDVGFRFPDSDEFALRHVTVTVEPGETLALVGSTGSGKSVLAALVSRLYDVSEGSIRIDGRDIREFTLPALREAVATAFEDPTLFSMSVAENLRLGRPDASDDDLAEAIDVAAAHFVYDLPFGLETRIGEQGMSLSGGQRQRLSLARAILAAPKILVLDDTLSALDVHTEAVVEEALRRVLHSVTGIVVAHRASTVLLADKVALLEGGTITHVGTHAELLAEVPQYRYLLAADDELADGTERACAWEDDRDRSRLDHAVEEQEALHRDPAQRRFAASEAERR; encoded by the coding sequence ATGCTGCCGTACCTGATGCCGTATCGGGCGCGCTGGATCGCAATGGTCACGGTCGCCATCGCCAGCCTCGCCGCCACCGTGTCCATCCCACTGATGACCAAAGCCGTCATCGACGGTCCGGTGCGCCACCAGGATCAACAGGGGCTGTGGCTGCTCGGCACCGCCGCGATGGGCATCGGCGTCACCGAAGCGGTGCTGTGGTTCGTCCGCCGATGGCTGGCTGCCCGCGCCACCTTGGGTGTCGAGGCCGATATCCGCACGGACCTCTACGCGCGGCTGCAGGTGCTGCCGATGAGCTTCCACGGACGCTGGCAGTCCGGCCAGCTGCTCTCGCGAATCATGAACGACCTCGGCACAATTCGCCGCTTCATGTCGTTCGGCTTGCTCTTCCTGCTACTCAACGGACTCCAGATCACCGTCGTCACGGCCATCCTGCTGGCGATGTACTGGCCGCTGGGCGTGGTCGTGGTGGTGTCGATCGTGCCGATCACACTGACCGTCCTGCACTTCCAACAGGAATACACCCGCTTGTCGCGGCTGGCCCAGGATCAGGCTGGTCACGTCGCCACCCACGTCGAGGAATCGGCGCTGGGGTTGCGGGTGATCAAATCCTTCGGCCGCGAGGGCTACGTCTACGACCGGTTCGACGACCAACTCACCGATCTTTATGGCACGCAGATCGATCGCGTGTCGGTCTCGGCGAAGTTCTGGACGTTGCTCGAAGTCATCCCGAACCTGACGTTGATCGTGGTCCTCGGTTTCGGCGCCTACGCCGCCGGCGAGGGTCACGTGACCCTCGGCACGCTGGTCGCGTTCATCACGATGATGCTGTCGCTGGTCTGGCCGATCGCTTCCCTGGGCTTTTTGTTGTCGATGACGCAGGAGGCGTTCACCGCCGCGAACCGGATCACCGAGATCTTCGATACGCCAATCGATATCGTCGACGGCGCCGTTGACCAACCGCCGAGCGGCGGACGCCTGGAACTCATCGACGTCGGCTTCCGATTCCCCGACTCGGACGAGTTCGCGCTGCGCCATGTCACGGTCACCGTCGAACCGGGGGAGACGCTCGCGCTCGTCGGGTCGACGGGGTCGGGAAAGTCGGTGCTGGCCGCCCTCGTGTCTCGCCTGTACGACGTGTCCGAGGGTTCCATCCGCATCGACGGGCGCGACATTCGCGAATTCACCCTGCCCGCGCTGCGTGAAGCCGTGGCCACGGCCTTCGAAGACCCGACGCTGTTCTCCATGTCGGTCGCCGAGAACCTGAGGCTCGGACGACCGGACGCCTCCGATGACGACCTGGCCGAGGCGATCGACGTCGCGGCCGCGCACTTCGTCTACGACCTGCCCTTCGGCCTCGAGACCCGCATCGGCGAACAGGGCATGAGCCTGTCCGGTGGGCAACGGCAGCGGCTGTCGCTGGCGCGCGCGATCCTGGCGGCGCCCAAGATCCTCGTTCTCGACGACACGCTGTCCGCGCTCGACGTCCACACCGAAGCAGTCGTCGAGGAGGCGCTGCGCCGGGTGCTGCACTCCGTCACCGGAATCGTTGTGGCGCATCGCGCGTCGACGGTCCTGCTTGCCGACAAGGTGGCCCTGCTAGAGGGCGGCACCATCACCCATGTCGGCACCCACGCCGAGCTGCTCGCCGAGGTGCCGCAGTACCGGTACCTGCTGGCCGCCGATGACGAGCTGGCCGACGGCACCGAGCGCGCGTGCGCGTGGGAGGACGATCGGGACCGCAGCCGCCTCGACCACGCCGTCGAGGAGCAGGAGGCGCTGCACCGCGACCCCGCACAGCGACGGTTCGCGGCTTCGGAGGCCGAACGCCGATGA
- a CDS encoding ABC transporter-like protein produces the protein MSMETVARQTLYRQSHARGGDLRSLLNTALLRRIWRFAARHHPRLRAFVAVSVVSALLGVATPVLAGKVVDAITAGSARTVLLLAAVIAAVAVAETAASLVTRWLSSTIGEGLILDLRTAVFDHVQRMPVAFFTRTRTGALVSRLGNDVMGAQRAFSDTLSGVVANLVTLTLTLVVMLSISWQVTLLSLVLVPLFIVPARRIGRTMARLSREAATHNATMNTQMTERFSAPGATLVKLFGDPATESREFALRAGRVRDIGVKTAMLQSVFMNSLTFMSALALALVYGLGGALAIGGHLQAGAIVSLALLLTRLYAPLTALANAHVEIASALVSFERVFEVLDLEPLIAERPGAVPVPAGPVAVQFDDVRFSYPSADKVSLASLEEVAELDIRGGDEVLHGISFTARPGQMVALVGSSGAGKSTIASLLARLYDVDSGAVTLNGVDVRDVLFVSLKDTVGVVTQDGHLFHESIRANLKLAAPDATDDQLWEALDRARLADVVAEMPDGLDTVVGERGYRLSGGQRQRLTIARLLLGRSRVVVLDEATASLDSESEAAVQQALGEALAGRTSIVIAHRLSTVRAADLILVVEDGHIVERGTHFELLANRGRYAELYETQFGSQESAAA, from the coding sequence ATGAGCATGGAAACGGTCGCGCGGCAGACGCTGTACCGGCAGTCGCATGCCCGCGGCGGCGATCTGCGGTCGCTGCTGAACACGGCGTTGCTGCGTCGCATCTGGCGTTTCGCTGCCCGCCACCATCCTCGGTTGCGCGCGTTCGTCGCGGTCAGCGTGGTCTCCGCGCTCCTCGGCGTCGCTACCCCCGTGCTGGCCGGCAAGGTCGTCGACGCCATCACGGCAGGATCGGCACGCACGGTTCTGCTGCTTGCGGCTGTCATCGCGGCGGTGGCCGTTGCCGAGACTGCCGCCTCGCTGGTAACGAGGTGGTTGTCGTCGACGATCGGTGAGGGCCTCATTCTCGATTTGCGCACCGCGGTCTTCGACCACGTGCAGCGGATGCCGGTCGCCTTCTTCACCCGCACGCGGACCGGCGCGCTGGTGAGCCGGCTCGGCAACGATGTGATGGGGGCGCAACGCGCCTTCTCCGACACCCTCTCCGGTGTGGTAGCCAACCTCGTCACGCTCACGCTGACATTGGTGGTGATGCTGTCGATCTCGTGGCAGGTCACCCTGCTCTCGCTGGTGCTCGTGCCTCTTTTCATCGTTCCCGCCCGCCGGATCGGTCGCACGATGGCTCGGCTGTCCCGCGAGGCCGCCACCCACAACGCGACCATGAATACGCAGATGACCGAACGGTTCTCGGCGCCCGGCGCCACGCTGGTCAAGCTGTTCGGCGATCCGGCGACCGAATCGCGCGAGTTCGCGCTGCGGGCGGGCCGCGTCCGCGACATCGGCGTGAAAACCGCGATGCTGCAGTCGGTCTTCATGAACTCGCTGACGTTCATGTCGGCGTTGGCGCTCGCGCTCGTCTATGGGCTCGGCGGCGCGCTGGCCATCGGCGGCCACTTGCAGGCAGGCGCGATCGTGTCCCTGGCACTGCTGTTGACCCGCCTGTACGCGCCCCTGACCGCACTGGCCAACGCCCACGTCGAGATCGCCAGCGCGCTGGTGTCCTTCGAGCGGGTCTTCGAGGTGCTCGACCTTGAGCCGCTCATTGCGGAACGGCCGGGCGCCGTGCCGGTTCCCGCCGGTCCGGTGGCGGTGCAGTTCGACGATGTGCGGTTCTCGTACCCGTCGGCGGACAAGGTGTCGCTGGCCTCGCTGGAGGAGGTCGCCGAACTCGACATCCGCGGCGGTGACGAAGTGCTGCACGGCATCTCGTTCACCGCGCGACCCGGGCAGATGGTGGCTCTGGTGGGTTCGTCGGGGGCGGGCAAGTCGACGATCGCGTCACTGCTCGCCCGCCTCTACGACGTCGACTCCGGCGCGGTCACACTCAACGGCGTTGATGTCCGCGACGTGTTGTTCGTGTCGCTCAAGGACACCGTCGGCGTGGTGACTCAGGACGGCCACCTGTTCCACGAGTCGATCCGGGCCAACTTGAAGCTTGCGGCGCCCGATGCCACCGACGACCAACTGTGGGAGGCGCTCGACCGGGCGCGACTCGCCGATGTGGTCGCGGAGATGCCCGACGGACTCGACACCGTGGTCGGTGAGCGGGGCTACCGCCTGTCCGGCGGACAGCGCCAGCGGTTGACGATCGCGCGGCTGCTGCTGGGTCGATCCCGGGTCGTCGTGCTCGACGAGGCCACCGCATCGCTGGACTCCGAATCGGAGGCCGCCGTTCAGCAAGCCCTCGGCGAAGCGCTCGCCGGTCGGACATCGATTGTGATCGCGCATCGGCTGTCGACCGTGCGCGCGGCCGATCTGATCCTGGTCGTCGAGGACGGTCACATCGTCGAGCGGGGCACCCATTTCGAACTGCTCGCCAACAGAGGCCGGTATGCCGAGTTGTACGAGACACAGTTCGGATCCCAGGAATCGGCAGCGGCATGA
- a CDS encoding fatty-acid--CoA ligase fadD28, with translation MTGTSLLTVLRERASLQPNDRALTFIDYEQDWDGAAETLTWSQLYRRTTNVARELVRHGSTGDRAVILAPQGLEYIVAFYGALQAGRIAVPLSVPLGGVSDERVDSVLRDASPTVVFTSSRVAGPVADYVNSHSEACAPEVVAVDSLDLDAPPDSDAACEDGPDIAYLQYTSGSTRTPAGVMMSHRNVLANFGQVSADYFAASGGVPPPETTLVSWLPFYHDMGLYLGVCGPVLTGLHAVLTSPVAFLQRPARWMQLLASNSKAYSAAPNFAFEIAAKKTSDEDMAGLDLSDVLVIATGSERVHPATLERFTTRFARCNLRSAVIRPSYGMAEATVYVATDRPGQEPKVVRFDADKLTAGKAERCQNGGGTPLVGYGVPHSPTVRIVDPDTMTECPAGVTGEIWVYGDNVALGYWQKPEETDTTFGGRLVAPSEGTPEGPWLRTGDQGFLFDDELFVIGRIKDLLIVYGRNHSPDDIEATVQEITRGRCAAIAVPDRSVEKLVVIIEARKRGSDQEAAETLAEVRREVTSAISQSHGLGVADLVLVSPGSIPITTSGKVRRATCVEHYRQGQFARIDA, from the coding sequence GTGACGGGGACCTCCCTCTTGACGGTGCTGCGCGAGCGCGCCAGCCTGCAGCCGAATGACCGGGCACTCACGTTCATCGACTACGAGCAGGACTGGGACGGCGCGGCCGAAACGCTGACGTGGTCGCAGCTTTACCGGCGGACGACCAATGTTGCACGGGAGCTTGTCCGTCACGGGTCGACCGGCGACCGCGCCGTGATACTGGCACCGCAGGGCCTCGAGTACATCGTCGCGTTCTACGGCGCTTTGCAGGCGGGCCGGATCGCGGTCCCGCTTTCCGTTCCACTGGGGGGCGTCAGCGACGAGCGCGTTGATTCGGTGTTGCGGGACGCGTCGCCGACAGTCGTTTTCACGTCATCTCGTGTCGCCGGCCCCGTGGCCGATTACGTCAACTCTCACTCGGAAGCATGTGCGCCCGAAGTCGTCGCGGTTGATTCGCTCGACCTCGACGCGCCGCCGGATTCTGATGCCGCGTGTGAGGACGGACCCGACATCGCGTACCTGCAATACACGTCCGGGTCGACCCGTACTCCGGCCGGCGTCATGATGTCGCACAGGAACGTTCTGGCCAATTTCGGTCAGGTGTCGGCCGACTACTTCGCCGCCTCCGGTGGTGTCCCCCCGCCGGAGACCACGCTTGTCTCGTGGCTGCCGTTCTATCACGACATGGGTTTATACCTCGGCGTCTGCGGGCCCGTTCTGACGGGACTTCACGCCGTACTCACCAGCCCGGTGGCGTTCTTGCAGCGGCCGGCTAGGTGGATGCAACTGCTGGCAAGCAACAGCAAGGCATATTCGGCCGCGCCCAACTTTGCGTTTGAAATCGCTGCGAAGAAGACGTCCGACGAGGACATGGCCGGCCTTGATCTTTCGGACGTGCTCGTCATTGCGACCGGTAGCGAACGGGTGCACCCGGCGACGCTCGAGCGCTTCACCACTCGGTTCGCCCGCTGCAATCTCCGCTCGGCGGTGATACGACCGTCGTACGGCATGGCGGAAGCGACGGTGTATGTGGCGACCGACCGGCCCGGTCAGGAACCGAAGGTTGTGCGTTTCGACGCCGACAAGCTGACTGCCGGAAAGGCGGAGCGCTGCCAGAACGGGGGTGGCACACCGTTGGTCGGTTATGGGGTGCCGCACTCGCCGACGGTTCGGATCGTGGATCCCGACACGATGACCGAGTGCCCGGCGGGGGTGACTGGCGAGATCTGGGTGTACGGGGACAACGTGGCGCTGGGGTATTGGCAGAAGCCGGAGGAGACCGATACCACGTTCGGGGGCAGGCTTGTCGCTCCGTCGGAGGGTACGCCGGAGGGGCCGTGGTTGCGGACTGGGGATCAGGGCTTTTTGTTCGATGACGAGTTGTTTGTCATCGGCCGTATCAAGGATCTGTTGATCGTGTACGGGCGTAATCATTCGCCTGATGACATCGAGGCCACGGTGCAGGAGATCACGCGGGGGCGGTGCGCGGCGATCGCGGTGCCGGACCGTTCGGTCGAGAAGCTGGTCGTCATCATCGAGGCCAGGAAGCGTGGCTCCGATCAGGAGGCTGCCGAGACCCTGGCTGAGGTCAGGCGTGAAGTCACCTCGGCGATATCTCAGTCGCATGGCCTTGGCGTCGCTGATCTTGTTCTGGTGTCGCCGGGTTCGATCCCGATCACCACGAGCGGCAAGGTCCGGCGCGCAACCTGTGTCGAACATTATCGGCAGGGTCAGTTCGCACGCATAGACGCATAG